In a genomic window of Nomascus leucogenys isolate Asia chromosome 4, Asia_NLE_v1, whole genome shotgun sequence:
- the C4H11orf86 gene encoding uncharacterized protein C11orf86 homolog isoform X1, with protein MGTGLRSQSLRGPRPSYGKLQEPWGRPQEGQLRRALSLRLGQEKSRSQGLERGTEGPDATAQERVPGNLGDTEQLIQAQRGGSRRWLRRYQQQVRRRWESFVAIFPSVTLSQPASL; from the exons ATGGGAACAGGGCTGCGAAGCCAGTCCTTGCGAGGGCCCCGACCCTCCTATGGAAAGCTGCAGGAGCCCTGGGGGAGGCCCCAGGAGGGCCAACTCCGCAGGGCACTAAGCCTCAGACTGGGGCAAGAGAAGTCCAGGTCCCAGGGCCTCGAGAGAGGCACAGAAGGGCCAGATGCCACTGCCCAGGAACGGGTGCCGGGGaacctgggggacacagagcAGCTGATCCAAGCCCAGCGAGGAGGCAGCCGGCGGTGGCTGAGGCGGTACCAACAG CAGGTAAGAAGAAGGTGGGAGAGCTTTGTCGCCATCTTCCCCAGCGTGACTCTGAGTCAGCCGGCCTCCCTGTAG
- the C4H11orf86 gene encoding uncharacterized protein C11orf86 homolog isoform X2 yields the protein MGTGLRSQSLRGPRPSYGKLQEPWGRPQEGQLRRALSLRLGQEKSRSQGLERGTEGPDATAQERVPGNLGDTEQLIQAQRGGSRRWLRRYQQVRRRWESFVAIFPSVTLSQPASL from the exons ATGGGAACAGGGCTGCGAAGCCAGTCCTTGCGAGGGCCCCGACCCTCCTATGGAAAGCTGCAGGAGCCCTGGGGGAGGCCCCAGGAGGGCCAACTCCGCAGGGCACTAAGCCTCAGACTGGGGCAAGAGAAGTCCAGGTCCCAGGGCCTCGAGAGAGGCACAGAAGGGCCAGATGCCACTGCCCAGGAACGGGTGCCGGGGaacctgggggacacagagcAGCTGATCCAAGCCCAGCGAGGAGGCAGCCGGCGGTGGCTGAGGCGGTACCAACAG GTAAGAAGAAGGTGGGAGAGCTTTGTCGCCATCTTCCCCAGCGTGACTCTGAGTCAGCCGGCCTCCCTGTAG